In Stigmatopora nigra isolate UIUO_SnigA chromosome 2, RoL_Snig_1.1, whole genome shotgun sequence, a single window of DNA contains:
- the rps6kc1 gene encoding ribosomal protein S6 kinase delta-1 yields the protein MIAQRGSEEFARFYTVTDPTKHQKGYTVYKVTARIISRKNPEDVREITVWKRYSDFRKLHQNLWQLHKNVCSQSELFPPFAKAKVFGRFDDSVIEERRQRLEDLLQFSANIPALYCSQHIQEFFKGGKVHDGSELIGPSEPFSDFLADSLSDSSSDVQRDLSFAEDLTITSEYGGPLSDSSDVNCSALDTDSLTGLDDGMASGRASPIRPHGGSAPRPSPKPGRTSLFARKSAERLKADYLERAGELIRLAGQREKAHDYQAAFSFYRSGVDLLLQGVQGEPSPTRREAVKKKTAEYLMRAEQISSQHLSGDMGQGSAQIVVTGAQCCRTTIRGIQQSFSDDLGAYRVLGVIDKVLLVMDKRTGETLVVKALRKSSDCGRAKTTLAPRSVPHMVRLEKAVDTDDAVFLFLRHAEGGKLWSHVAKYLRNSSPEETFDIPFIQKSHKAGVGSPQFASPSPKSDPIAARPDVKAMPLSPCQSHPSSSRSAKSPVPHPDSSATSEEECTDSYLTLCNEYERDKVEPDALEEEQRTRSGGASPDGATASSPLSGDSLLDDDGGGDGPRLPSPNQPRRALMEFFRIDSKDSAGEATWAEPQRRPSDHGEDLLELDPQVKGHGAKLSKDAEESVPVISFEEALNEDEGHPPDLLVNLPSTDQADQSETAMPHPGPEVATSPRRSTEPDVLPLPGRPLPSCMSSDALTSLWDDYSLTFGQKDGEEDGPSRQVEDCVSAPREEVVEKLEDGGEADRVSRLFSELDQLSVAVSHARIPEAFVRCWAVEMVTALDRLHREGVVCRDLNPNNILLDRHGHVQLTYFCRWSDVEESCDQDACENMYCAPEVGGIGEETAACDWWSLGAVLFELLTSMSLRQCHPAGIGRHTALNVPESLSEEARSLLEQLLQYNPTERLGAGVSGVDDIKSHPFFAKVDWTK from the exons ATCATTTCTCGGAAGAACCCAGAGGATGTACGAGAG ATAACGGTATGGAAACGCTACAGCGACTTTCGGAAACTTCACCAGAACCTCTGGCAGCTGCATAAGAATGTTTGCAGCCAATCGGAACTTTTTCCTCCCTTTGCCAAGGCTAAAGTGTTTG GTCGCTTCGATGACTCGGTAATCGAGGAGAGAAGACAGCGTTTGGAGGATTTGCTGCAGTTTTCGGCAAATATTCCCGCTTTGTACTGCAGTCAACACATCCAAGAGTTTTTTAAG GGAGGCAAAGTCCACGACGGGTCGGAACTCATCGGACCGTCCGAGCCTTTCTCCGACTTCCTCGCCGACAGTTTGTCCGACTCTAGCTCGGATG TTCAACGCGACCTCAGTTTTGCAGAAGATTTGACTATCACATCCGAGTATGGAG GGCCTTTGAGTGACAGTAGTGACGTGAACTGCTCGGCTTTGGACACAGACTCTTTAACTGGGCTGGACGATGGCATGGCCTCGGGCCGCGCTTCCCCAATTCGGCCACACGGGGGCAGCGCTCCTCGCCCATCGCCCAAGCCCGGCCGCACGTCGCTCTTCGCCAGGAAAAGCGCGGAGAGGCTGAAGGCCGACTACCTGGAACGAGCCGGCGAACTAATCCGCCTGGCCGGGCAGAGGGAAAAAGCGCACGACTACCAGGCGGCGTTTTCCTTCTACCGCAGCGGCGTGGACTTGTTGCTACAAGGCGTTCAAG GTGAGCCCAGTCCCACTCGAAGGGAGGCGGTGAAGAAGAAGACCGCCGAGTACTTGATGCGAGCCGAGCAAATATCCAGTCAGCATCTGAGCGGCGATATGGGTCAAGGGTCGGCACAAATTGTG GTGACGGGAGCACAGTGCTGCAGGACCACTATCAGAGGGATCCAGCAAAGTTTCTCTGATGATCTTGGTGCTTATAGGGTCTTGGGTGTCATTGATAAG GTTCTTTTGGTCATGGACAAGAGGACGGGGGAGACGTTGGTGGTGAAA GCTTTGAGAAAAAGCAGCGACTGCGGCCGTGCCAAAACGACGCTGGCGCCCCGGAGCGTCCCCCACATGGTGCGGCTGGAAAAGGCGGTGGACACGGACGACGCCGTCTTCCTCTTCCTGCGGCACGCCGAGG GGGGAAAGCTGTGGTCCCACGTTGCCAAATACCTGCGCAATTCCAGTCCAGAGGAGACTTTCGACATCCCGTTCATCCAAAAGAGCCACAAAGCGGGCGTAGGCTCGCCCCAATTTGCCTCGCCCTCCCCCAAATCGGACCCCATCGCTGCTCGCCCTGATGTGAAAGCGATGCCTTTGTCGCCTTGCCAAAGCCACCCCTCCTCGAGCCGGTCCGCCAAGTCGCCGGTGCCACACCCGGACTCCAGCGCCACCTCGGAAGAGGAGTGCACAGATAGTTATTTAACCCTTTGCAACGAGTACGAGCGAGACAAAGTGGAACCGGATGCACTGGAGGAGGAACAGCGAACCAGGAGCGGCGGCGCCTCGCCGGACGGGGCCACCGCCTCTTCACCACTAAGCGGCGACAGCCTATTGGACGACGATGGCGGCGGCGATGGGCCACGCCTGCCGTCCCCGAATCAACCCAGACGTGCGCTCATGGAGTTTTTCCGCATCGACAGTAAAGACAGCGCTGGCGAGGCCACCTGGGCGGAGCCACAGCGCCGGCCGTCCGACCACGGCGAGGACCTCCTGGAGCTGGATccccaggtcaaaggtcacggcGCAAAGTTAAGTAAAGACGCCGAAGAATCTGTGCCGGTCATTTCTTTTGAAGAGGCGCTGAATGAAGACGAGGGTCACCCGCCGGACCTTTTGGTCAACCTCCCCTCGACGGACCAAGCCGACCAATCGGAGACGGCGATGCCCCACCCCGGCCCAGAGGTCGCGACCTCGCCCAGAAGATCCACCGAGCCGGATGTTTTACCGCTTCCCGGGCGACCTTTGCCCTCCTGCATGTCCTCAGATGCCCTGACCTCGCTGTGGGACGACTACAGCTTGACTTTTGGACAAAAAGATGGCGAGGAGGACGGACCCTCACGCCAGGTAGAAGACTGTGTGTCCGCGCCGAGAGAAGAAGTGGTGGAGAAATTGGAGGACGGAGGGGAAGCGGATCGTGTGTCCCGCCTGTTTTCAGAGCTGGACCAGCTGTCTGTGGCCGTGTCCCACGCTCGAATCCCAGAGGCCTTCGTCCGCTGCTGGGCCGTGGAGATGGTGACGGCGCTGGACCGCCTGCACCGGGAGGGCGTGGTCTGTCGGGACCTCAACCCCAACAACATCTTGCTCGATCGACATG gacACGTTCAGCTGACTTATTTCTGTCGTTGGAGTGACGTGGAAGAGTCATGTGACCAGGACGCCTGCGAGAACATGTACTGCGCGCCAG AGGTGGGAGGCATCGGCGAGGAAACGGCGGCGTGCGATTGGTGGAGTTTGGGCGCCGTCCTCTTTGAGCTCCTGACAAGCATG TCGCTGCGCCAGTGCCATCCAGCGGGAATCGGACGACACACGGCGCTCAACGTCCCCGAGTCGCTGTCGGAGGAAGCCAGATCGTTGCTGGAACAG CTGCTGCAGTACAACCCCACGGAAAGACTTGGCGCAGGAGTGTCCGGCGTGGACGACATCAAGTCCCACCCCTTCTTTGCCAAAGTGGACTGGACCAAGTAG
- the LOC144189624 gene encoding uncharacterized protein LOC144189624: protein MRQTALAVPTDIVPINISGRRFTQAVGSIPPELKDYLFLNEPPPLADPHPDKAVPARPPARDRASRRSRKSEWRGTCREAYVAAAVETSTVISFSRRWIQLLRRAIYQRKERQIDRLLLPD from the exons ATGAGACAGACGGCGTTGGCCGTGCCCACCGACATCGTGCCCATCAACATCTCAG GACGGAGATTTACACAAGCGGTTGGATCAATTCCGCCGGAGCTAAAAGACTACTTGTTTTTAAACGAGCCCCCCCCCTTGGCAGACCCCCACCCCGACAAGGCCGTTCCTGCACGTCCTCCCGCCAGAGACCGGGCGAGCCGCAGAAG CCGCAAATCGGAGTGGCGGGGAACGTGCCGTGAGGCCtacgtggcggcggcggtggaaaCGTCAACCGTGATTAGTTTTTCTAGAAGGTGGATTCAACTGTTGCGCCG CGCCATCTATCAAAGAAAAGAACGCCAGATTGACAGGCTTCTTCTCCCGGACTAA